The Ovis canadensis isolate MfBH-ARS-UI-01 breed Bighorn chromosome 13, ARS-UI_OviCan_v2, whole genome shotgun sequence genome includes a region encoding these proteins:
- the PROCR gene encoding endothelial protein C receptor isoform X4: MLTTLLPLLPLLLPGWALRSQEASDGPWELQMIQVSYFRNPSQVWHWGNATLGGVLTHVLEGPGHNVSIQQLQPLQEPDSWALTKRYLNRYLEEFVGLVQVVHQERGVTFPLIIRCSLGCELPPEGSEARVFFEVAVNGSSFVNFQPKTASWVAEPHAPSRVVTYTVDQLNKYNRTRYELREFLQDTCVQYIQKHITTNNLKVRWEAIGGF, translated from the exons ATGTTGACAACACTGCTGCCCCTGCTGCCGCTGCTCCTGCCCGGCTGGGCCCTCCGCAGCCAGGAAGCCTCAGATG GCCCGTGGGAGCTCCAAATGATCCAGGTCTCCTACTTCCGCAACCCCTCTCAAGTGTGGCACTGGGGCAACGCGACGCTGGGGGGGGTCCTGACGCATGTGCTGGAAGGCCCAGGCCACAACGTCTCGATCCAACAGCTGCAGCCCTTGCAGGAGCCCGACAGCTGGGCACTCACGAAGAGATACCTGAATCGCTACCTGGAGGAGTTCGTGGGCTTGGTGCAGGTGGTGCACCAGGAGCGGGGCGTGACCT TTCCTCTGATCATTCGCTGCTCCCTGGGCTGCGAGTTGCCTCCTGAGGGCTCGGAAGCCCGTGTCTTCTTCGAAGTGGCTGTGAATGGAAGCTCCTTTGTAAATTTCCAGCCGAAGACAGCCTCATGGGTGGCGGAACCTCATGCACCGTCCAGAGTGGTCACCTACACGGTTGACCAGCTAAACAAGTACAATCGAACTCGGTACGAACTGCGGGAATTTCTACAGGACACCTGTGTGCAATACATACAGAAACACATCACCACGAACAACTTGAAAG tgaGATGGGAAGCCATTGGAGGCTTTTGA
- the PROCR gene encoding endothelial protein C receptor isoform X1 — MLTTLLPLLPLLLPGWALRSQEASDGPWELQMIQVSYFRNPSQVWHWGNATLGGVLTHVLEGPGHNVSIQQLQPLQEPDSWALTKRYLNRYLEEFVGLVQVVHQERGVTFPLIIRCSLGCELPPEGSEARVFFEVAVNGSSFVNFQPKTASWVAEPHAPSRVVTYTVDQLNKYNRTRYELREFLQDTCVQYIQKHITTNNLKAGSQTGRSYTSLVLGVLVGCFVVTGVAVGIFLCTGGRRRC; from the exons ATGTTGACAACACTGCTGCCCCTGCTGCCGCTGCTCCTGCCCGGCTGGGCCCTCCGCAGCCAGGAAGCCTCAGATG GCCCGTGGGAGCTCCAAATGATCCAGGTCTCCTACTTCCGCAACCCCTCTCAAGTGTGGCACTGGGGCAACGCGACGCTGGGGGGGGTCCTGACGCATGTGCTGGAAGGCCCAGGCCACAACGTCTCGATCCAACAGCTGCAGCCCTTGCAGGAGCCCGACAGCTGGGCACTCACGAAGAGATACCTGAATCGCTACCTGGAGGAGTTCGTGGGCTTGGTGCAGGTGGTGCACCAGGAGCGGGGCGTGACCT TTCCTCTGATCATTCGCTGCTCCCTGGGCTGCGAGTTGCCTCCTGAGGGCTCGGAAGCCCGTGTCTTCTTCGAAGTGGCTGTGAATGGAAGCTCCTTTGTAAATTTCCAGCCGAAGACAGCCTCATGGGTGGCGGAACCTCATGCACCGTCCAGAGTGGTCACCTACACGGTTGACCAGCTAAACAAGTACAATCGAACTCGGTACGAACTGCGGGAATTTCTACAGGACACCTGTGTGCAATACATACAGAAACACATCACCACGAACAACTTGAAAG CAGGAAGCCAAACAGGCCGTTCCTACACTTCACTGGTCCTGGGCGTCCTAGTGGGCTGTTTCGTCGTCACTGGAGTGGCTGTAGGCATCTTCCTGTGCACAGGTGGACGGCGGCGGTGTTGA
- the PROCR gene encoding endothelial protein C receptor isoform X3, producing the protein MLTTLLPLLPLLLPGWALRSQEASDGPWELQMIQVSYFRNPSQVWHWGNATLGGVLTHVLEGPGHNVSIQQLQPLQEPDSWALTKRYLNRYLEEFVGLVQVVHQERGVTFPLIIRCSLGCELPPEGSEARVFFEVAVNGSSFVNFQPKTASWVAEPHAPSRVVTYTVDQLNKYNRTRYELREFLQDTCVQYIQKHITTNNLKDGKPLEAFEKRSDVI; encoded by the exons ATGTTGACAACACTGCTGCCCCTGCTGCCGCTGCTCCTGCCCGGCTGGGCCCTCCGCAGCCAGGAAGCCTCAGATG GCCCGTGGGAGCTCCAAATGATCCAGGTCTCCTACTTCCGCAACCCCTCTCAAGTGTGGCACTGGGGCAACGCGACGCTGGGGGGGGTCCTGACGCATGTGCTGGAAGGCCCAGGCCACAACGTCTCGATCCAACAGCTGCAGCCCTTGCAGGAGCCCGACAGCTGGGCACTCACGAAGAGATACCTGAATCGCTACCTGGAGGAGTTCGTGGGCTTGGTGCAGGTGGTGCACCAGGAGCGGGGCGTGACCT TTCCTCTGATCATTCGCTGCTCCCTGGGCTGCGAGTTGCCTCCTGAGGGCTCGGAAGCCCGTGTCTTCTTCGAAGTGGCTGTGAATGGAAGCTCCTTTGTAAATTTCCAGCCGAAGACAGCCTCATGGGTGGCGGAACCTCATGCACCGTCCAGAGTGGTCACCTACACGGTTGACCAGCTAAACAAGTACAATCGAACTCGGTACGAACTGCGGGAATTTCTACAGGACACCTGTGTGCAATACATACAGAAACACATCACCACGAACAACTTGAAAG ATGGGAAGCCATTGGAGGCTTTTGAGAAGAGGAGTGATGTGATCTGA
- the PROCR gene encoding endothelial protein C receptor isoform X2, whose product MLTTLLPLLPLLLPGWALRSQEASDGPWELQMIQVSYFRNPSQVWHWGNATLGGVLTHVLEGPGHNVSIQQLQPLQEPDSWALTKRYLNRYLEEFVGLVQVVHQERGVTFPLIIRCSLGCELPPEGSEARVFFEVAVNGSSFVNFQPKTASWVAEPHAPSRVVTYTVDQLNKYNRTRYELREFLQDTCVQYIQKHITTNNLKGSQTGRSYTSLVLGVLVGCFVVTGVAVGIFLCTGGRRRC is encoded by the exons ATGTTGACAACACTGCTGCCCCTGCTGCCGCTGCTCCTGCCCGGCTGGGCCCTCCGCAGCCAGGAAGCCTCAGATG GCCCGTGGGAGCTCCAAATGATCCAGGTCTCCTACTTCCGCAACCCCTCTCAAGTGTGGCACTGGGGCAACGCGACGCTGGGGGGGGTCCTGACGCATGTGCTGGAAGGCCCAGGCCACAACGTCTCGATCCAACAGCTGCAGCCCTTGCAGGAGCCCGACAGCTGGGCACTCACGAAGAGATACCTGAATCGCTACCTGGAGGAGTTCGTGGGCTTGGTGCAGGTGGTGCACCAGGAGCGGGGCGTGACCT TTCCTCTGATCATTCGCTGCTCCCTGGGCTGCGAGTTGCCTCCTGAGGGCTCGGAAGCCCGTGTCTTCTTCGAAGTGGCTGTGAATGGAAGCTCCTTTGTAAATTTCCAGCCGAAGACAGCCTCATGGGTGGCGGAACCTCATGCACCGTCCAGAGTGGTCACCTACACGGTTGACCAGCTAAACAAGTACAATCGAACTCGGTACGAACTGCGGGAATTTCTACAGGACACCTGTGTGCAATACATACAGAAACACATCACCACGAACAACTTGAAAG GAAGCCAAACAGGCCGTTCCTACACTTCACTGGTCCTGGGCGTCCTAGTGGGCTGTTTCGTCGTCACTGGAGTGGCTGTAGGCATCTTCCTGTGCACAGGTGGACGGCGGCGGTGTTGA